A window of the Mucilaginibacter sp. cycad4 genome harbors these coding sequences:
- a CDS encoding nucleoside deaminase — MRYISFEDEASISPDEYFMGEALKEARYALEEDEIPIGAIVVYNGRIIGKGHNLTERLNDVSAHAEMQALTAAANLIGGKYLQGCTLYVTMEPCVMCAGASYWFQVSKIVFGAYDNKLGFGRINQKITHPKTVITGGIREAECSQLVKDFFKSKRKK; from the coding sequence ATGAGATATATCAGTTTCGAGGATGAGGCCTCTATATCGCCCGATGAATATTTCATGGGCGAAGCACTAAAAGAAGCCCGTTACGCATTGGAGGAAGATGAAATCCCGATCGGGGCAATCGTGGTTTACAATGGCCGCATTATAGGCAAAGGGCACAATCTTACCGAACGGCTTAACGATGTATCGGCCCATGCAGAAATGCAGGCCCTTACCGCAGCCGCCAATTTAATTGGGGGTAAATACCTTCAAGGCTGTACGCTGTACGTTACTATGGAGCCCTGTGTAATGTGTGCAGGGGCTTCTTACTGGTTCCAGGTAAGCAAGATCGTTTTTGGGGCTTATGATAACAAACTCGGATTCGGCCGCATCAACCAAAAAATAACCCATCCCAAAACAGTGATCACCGGCGGTATCCGCGAAGCCGAATGCAGCCAGCTGGTGAAGGATTTTTTTAAAAGTAAGCGGAAGAAGTAG
- a CDS encoding amino acid permease, producing the protein MIKKPIETLLRESKEEGEHSLKRSLGPINLILIGIGIIIGAGLFSLTGIAAGQHSGPAVTISFLIAAVGCAFAALCYAEFSAMIPVAGSAYTYSYATMGELFAWIIGWDLALEYAVGAATVAISWSQYLTKFLSWFDLYLPPQLTLSPFETAKTANGDIINGIINLPAALIVILVTSIIIRGTKGSALVNAIIVTLKVGVVIVFIAVGWSFINPQNYHPYIPQNTGVWGDYGWSGILRGAGLVFFVFIGFDAVSTAAQEAKNPQRNMPIGIIGSLLICTVLFIVFAHVMTGMANYKEFIGSGAPVAIAIEKTHYQWLSKAIVLAILIGYTSVILVDLLGQSRVFFSMSKDGLLPKIFSEVHPKFRTPWKSNIMLCAFIALFAAFVPIRVVGEMTSIGTLLAFVMVCAGVLILRKQQPDIHRPFKTPLVPLVPVLGILTCFAMMTFLPGDTWLRLVIWLAIGLVIYYTYGKKNSVIRRMLADKQQRY; encoded by the coding sequence ATGATCAAAAAGCCCATAGAAACCCTGCTCCGCGAATCAAAGGAGGAAGGGGAACATTCATTAAAACGCTCGCTTGGACCGATTAATCTTATTTTAATTGGGATAGGCATCATTATCGGGGCCGGTTTATTTTCGTTAACCGGTATCGCGGCTGGCCAGCATTCAGGGCCTGCGGTAACTATTTCTTTTTTAATTGCTGCTGTTGGCTGTGCTTTTGCTGCCCTTTGCTATGCCGAGTTTTCGGCCATGATTCCCGTTGCGGGTAGTGCGTATACCTACTCGTACGCTACCATGGGCGAGCTTTTCGCCTGGATCATAGGCTGGGACCTTGCGCTTGAATATGCCGTAGGTGCGGCAACGGTGGCCATCAGCTGGTCGCAGTACCTTACTAAGTTTTTATCCTGGTTTGATCTGTACCTGCCCCCGCAGCTTACGCTTTCGCCGTTTGAAACTGCCAAAACAGCGAATGGTGATATCATTAACGGGATCATTAATTTGCCTGCCGCCTTAATTGTGATTTTGGTTACCAGCATCATTATCCGGGGTACAAAAGGTTCGGCATTGGTTAATGCTATCATTGTAACCTTAAAAGTTGGGGTGGTAATTGTATTTATAGCCGTGGGCTGGTCGTTCATTAACCCACAAAACTATCATCCTTACATTCCGCAAAATACAGGTGTTTGGGGTGATTACGGCTGGTCGGGCATATTGAGAGGCGCAGGGCTGGTGTTTTTTGTGTTTATTGGTTTTGATGCTGTATCAACCGCAGCACAGGAGGCTAAGAACCCGCAACGTAATATGCCCATCGGGATCATAGGTTCGCTGCTGATCTGTACGGTACTCTTTATTGTATTTGCGCACGTAATGACCGGCATGGCTAACTATAAGGAATTTATAGGTTCGGGTGCTCCGGTTGCCATCGCTATTGAAAAAACGCATTACCAGTGGTTGAGTAAAGCTATTGTACTGGCTATTTTAATAGGTTATACCTCGGTGATTTTGGTCGACCTGTTAGGCCAATCACGTGTGTTTTTCTCTATGTCGAAAGATGGTTTGCTGCCGAAGATTTTTTCTGAAGTGCATCCCAAATTTCGCACACCATGGAAATCAAATATCATGCTTTGCGCTTTTATAGCCCTCTTTGCTGCCTTTGTACCGATACGCGTGGTTGGAGAAATGACCAGCATTGGTACCCTGCTTGCATTTGTTATGGTTTGTGCCGGCGTACTCATTTTACGTAAGCAGCAGCCCGATATTCACCGGCCGTTTAAAACACCCCTTGTGCCATTGGTGCCGGTGTTGGGGATCCTGACCTGTTTTGCCATGATGACATTTTTACCCGGCGATACCTGGCTGCGTTTGGTCATATGGCTTGCAATTGGTTTGGTTATCTACTATACTTACGGCAAAAAGAACAGCGTTATCCGCAGAATGCTTGCGGATAAGCAACAGCGCTACTAA
- a CDS encoding ferredoxin--NADP reductase, with protein sequence MTEDILKLKVERIKWETPDTATFYLSSIDGNLIPYIAGQFITLIFNHRQEEIRRSYSLSSSPDERYLAITIKRITNGEISRFMLSKIKEGDVLSALAPAGRFTINSYQQEKDIFLFAGGSGITPIFSQLKYVLGKKGKSRLVLIYSNQNAASILFKDELDKLAADHPERLTIIHLLSSEANRLNTDKVEKLVKQHTHFNLADAEFYLCGPFAYMRMIRFDLVYMGIDQAKIRRENFVLETVAVTSGHTSFPPKNIKIQYRGELHDIVVGENQSILQAALQNNIPLPYSCRGGVCSTCMMKCTGGKVEMVKNDVLTDADLAQGWILTCTGHPLDDGVVVSPPAP encoded by the coding sequence ATGACTGAAGATATTTTAAAACTAAAAGTTGAACGCATAAAATGGGAAACTCCTGATACTGCTACATTTTATTTGAGTAGTATTGATGGTAATCTTATCCCGTATATAGCGGGCCAGTTTATTACCCTGATATTTAATCACAGGCAGGAAGAGATCAGGCGCTCTTATTCGTTAAGTTCATCGCCCGATGAACGGTACCTGGCAATAACTATTAAGCGCATCACTAATGGAGAGATCTCACGCTTTATGCTCTCCAAAATAAAAGAAGGCGATGTGTTGAGTGCCCTTGCTCCGGCGGGTCGTTTTACAATCAATAGCTATCAGCAGGAAAAAGATATTTTTTTATTTGCCGGTGGAAGTGGCATTACCCCCATTTTTTCGCAATTAAAATATGTGCTTGGCAAGAAAGGTAAAAGCAGGCTGGTACTCATCTATAGTAACCAAAATGCTGCTTCCATTTTATTTAAGGACGAGCTGGATAAACTGGCAGCTGATCATCCCGAAAGGTTAACCATTATTCATCTGTTAAGCAGTGAGGCTAACCGTCTTAATACCGATAAGGTTGAGAAGCTGGTTAAACAGCATACACACTTTAATTTAGCTGATGCTGAATTTTACTTATGCGGCCCGTTTGCATACATGCGCATGATCCGGTTTGACCTGGTGTATATGGGGATTGATCAGGCAAAAATCCGCCGCGAAAATTTTGTACTTGAAACTGTTGCCGTAACAAGCGGTCACACCAGTTTTCCACCCAAAAACATCAAAATACAATACCGGGGCGAGCTGCATGATATTGTGGTAGGCGAAAATCAATCCATACTACAAGCTGCTTTGCAGAACAATATCCCTTTACCTTATAGCTGCCGTGGTGGTGTATGCTCAACCTGTATGATGAAATGTACCGGCGGTAAAGTTGAAATGGTAAAGAATGATGTGCTTACCGATGCTGATCTTGCCCAGGGCTGGATCCTGACCTGTACCGGGCACCCGTTGGATGATGGGGTGGTGGTAAGCCCCCCGGCCCCCTAA
- a CDS encoding efflux RND transporter periplasmic adaptor subunit, producing MKLKYIILLSSISLMAACAGSQKPVDLTASKSTQKTKEYETGTVAEKALSSEVRLPGQLKPYNEVNLFPKINGFVKTVFVDRGTLVKKGQLLITLEAPEMESQLQAADSRYLQARENAVASKEKYQRLKEAAKEPGSVSPLELDNALAKMKADEAMARSESSNVASVRTMQDYLNIRAPFDGMIIQRNVSPGALVAPGKGTDQPMLILQDTRKLRLEVYIPEDYVDKVDLKQHVKFVFNAMPGTEQTARISRSANALGSMRSEAIEIDVQNHQNTLKPGMYAEVKIPMLSGAKSLLVPNNAIIRSTEREYVIAVKDGKAALTDIKEGLSRHDSTEIFGNLKANDTILKNASDEVKEGANIN from the coding sequence ATGAAACTAAAATATATCATACTGCTAAGCAGTATCAGCTTAATGGCCGCTTGTGCGGGCAGCCAAAAACCGGTGGATCTCACAGCATCCAAATCCACCCAAAAAACAAAGGAATACGAAACCGGCACCGTGGCCGAAAAAGCGTTGTCAAGCGAGGTCAGGCTGCCGGGGCAGTTGAAACCTTATAACGAGGTGAACCTGTTTCCTAAAATAAATGGTTTCGTAAAAACCGTTTTTGTCGACCGCGGTACACTCGTAAAAAAGGGGCAGCTGCTTATCACGCTTGAAGCGCCCGAAATGGAATCTCAACTCCAGGCTGCCGATTCGCGCTATCTGCAGGCCCGCGAAAACGCCGTTGCCAGCAAGGAAAAATACCAGCGTTTGAAAGAAGCAGCCAAAGAGCCGGGTTCGGTTTCGCCGCTTGAGCTGGATAACGCACTGGCAAAAATGAAGGCCGACGAAGCTATGGCCCGTTCGGAAAGCTCCAATGTAGCATCGGTGCGTACCATGCAGGATTATCTTAACATCCGTGCACCGTTTGACGGCATGATCATACAGCGTAATGTTTCGCCGGGTGCTTTGGTGGCGCCCGGTAAAGGCACAGACCAGCCCATGCTGATATTGCAGGATACCCGTAAATTACGTTTGGAAGTATATATCCCTGAAGATTATGTGGACAAGGTTGATCTGAAACAGCATGTTAAATTCGTATTTAACGCCATGCCGGGTACCGAACAAACTGCCAGGATCAGCCGGTCGGCCAATGCGTTGGGCAGCATGCGTTCTGAAGCTATTGAGATAGATGTGCAAAACCATCAAAACACATTAAAGCCAGGTATGTATGCCGAAGTGAAAATCCCAATGCTTTCGGGCGCAAAGTCATTGTTAGTGCCAAATAATGCCATTATCCGTTCTACCGAAAGGGAGTATGTAATTGCGGTAAAAGATGGTAAAGCAGCCTTAACGGATATAAAGGAAGGGTTATCGAGACATGACTCAACCGAGATATTTGGGAACCTGAAGGCCAATGATACTATTCTTAAAAATGCCAGTGATGAGGTGAAGGAGGGGGCGAATATTAATTGA
- a CDS encoding efflux RND transporter permease subunit, with product MVTSALKKPVTTVVITFSLLIFAVLSAINIPIDIFPQLNLPTIYVIESYGGMSPQQMEGFFSTRLQDQFLYVNGVKNITSKNIQGLTMLKLSFYESTNMAEAQAQVALQVNRAMKFFPPGALPPQVVRFDASSLPVGQMVLSAPSRSLKEIYDLAATKVRPMFASVPGLSAPPPFGANSRSITVNVDPNKLRSYGITADEVVGALANFNVMSPSGNLRLGNTMFVTTINTLIKQPDQFGDIPVITKNGVPVLVKDIAHVADASDVTVDYALINGKRSVYIPVVKTADASTWSVVQALKSKIPEIQSLLPDDVKISYEFDQSIFVINAVKSLITEGGLGAILTGLMVLLFLGDWRSSLIVVITIPVSILLGVLLLGLFGQTINIMTLSGLALAIGILVDQATVTIENIHQHLEMGKNKAQAIYDACQEISFPLLLILLCILAVFAPSFMMNGVPKAMFLPLSLSIGLTMIVSYIIAQTLVPILSNWLIKAETYQHYEHGKLHAHAGEALDRPEEGQVNHHLQQEQKHPEKNDLFERVKMRFMRIIESWMPRKKLIVPVYLVVVLGLAGACFVFIGKDMMPKLNNGQFQIRIKEPDGTRLERTEGKLKQVLQIIDSTVNHHVAITSGYVGIVPSSYGTSNLYVFNTGTHEAVLQVNLDEDYHINMDDLKDALRKNIASRIPGLRITFEPIDMTEKIMSQGASTPIEIRVAGKDMAQIEGYSNKVLAGLKKISYLRDVQINQPLKFPVVAITLDRLKAAQLGLDIKDIARSVTASTSSSRFTEKNQWLDEKSAYTYQVQVQIPEYVMNTMDELKEIPLVRGQSTPVLGDIASFKVNYVPGEYDRAGPRRFLTVSANIYKKDLGTATAAVQQAIKSAGTPPKGLLAEIKGMSSLLTETLDSLQNGLLFAILVIFLLLAANYQSFKLSLTVLSTVPAVILGSLTALLLTGSTLNLQSYMGMIMSTGVSVANAILIVTNAETLRLDYKDSTRAAITSASIRLRPILMTSLAMMAGMVPMASGMGEAGEQTAPLGRAVIGGLFASTLAALFILPQVFAWVQQKTTYDSPSLMKDVNVNGPQQQLETFNS from the coding sequence ATGGTCACATCAGCACTAAAAAAGCCTGTCACTACTGTAGTGATAACCTTTAGCCTGCTCATATTTGCAGTGCTTAGTGCAATAAATATTCCTATAGATATCTTCCCGCAGCTAAACCTGCCTACTATATATGTTATAGAATCGTACGGGGGGATGTCTCCGCAGCAAATGGAGGGTTTCTTTTCCACCCGTTTGCAAGATCAGTTTTTATATGTTAACGGTGTAAAAAACATTACCAGTAAAAATATACAGGGCTTAACCATGCTTAAGCTTAGTTTTTATGAAAGCACCAATATGGCTGAAGCACAGGCGCAGGTTGCCCTACAGGTTAACCGGGCTATGAAGTTTTTTCCGCCAGGTGCCTTACCGCCGCAAGTGGTAAGATTTGATGCATCATCATTACCTGTAGGGCAAATGGTGCTATCGGCCCCATCGCGCAGCCTTAAGGAAATTTACGATTTGGCAGCCACCAAAGTAAGGCCGATGTTTGCTTCAGTACCGGGGCTTTCGGCGCCGCCGCCGTTTGGCGCCAATTCAAGGTCGATCACTGTAAACGTCGACCCTAATAAATTACGCAGTTACGGCATCACGGCCGATGAGGTGGTAGGCGCACTGGCCAACTTCAACGTGATGTCGCCATCAGGTAACCTTCGGTTGGGCAACACCATGTTTGTTACCACCATTAATACGCTTATTAAACAACCCGACCAATTTGGCGATATCCCGGTGATAACCAAAAACGGGGTGCCTGTTTTGGTAAAAGACATTGCCCACGTTGCCGATGCCAGCGATGTTACGGTGGATTACGCATTAATAAACGGGAAGCGTTCCGTTTACATCCCGGTGGTAAAAACCGCCGATGCCAGTACCTGGAGTGTGGTACAGGCGCTAAAAAGTAAGATCCCTGAAATACAAAGCCTTTTGCCCGATGATGTGAAGATCTCGTATGAGTTTGACCAATCCATCTTCGTGATAAACGCGGTAAAAAGCCTGATAACCGAAGGTGGTTTAGGTGCTATACTCACCGGTTTGATGGTGCTGCTGTTTCTTGGCGACTGGCGCAGCAGTTTAATTGTGGTGATCACCATCCCGGTATCTATATTATTAGGGGTATTGCTGCTGGGCCTGTTTGGTCAAACCATCAACATTATGACACTGAGCGGGCTGGCCCTCGCCATCGGGATCCTGGTCGATCAGGCAACAGTAACCATCGAAAATATTCACCAGCACCTGGAGATGGGCAAAAACAAGGCACAGGCTATTTATGATGCCTGCCAGGAGATTTCGTTCCCGTTGTTGCTCATTCTGCTTTGTATCCTTGCCGTATTTGCGCCGTCGTTTATGATGAACGGTGTGCCAAAGGCAATGTTTTTGCCTCTGTCGCTGTCCATTGGTTTAACTATGATCGTATCGTACATCATAGCGCAAACGCTGGTGCCTATTTTATCAAACTGGCTTATCAAGGCCGAAACCTATCAGCATTATGAGCATGGGAAATTGCATGCCCATGCCGGCGAAGCTTTAGACCGGCCGGAAGAAGGACAGGTAAACCACCACCTGCAGCAGGAGCAGAAACATCCCGAAAAGAACGACCTGTTTGAACGGGTAAAAATGCGTTTTATGCGAATCATTGAAAGCTGGATGCCCAGGAAAAAACTGATAGTGCCCGTATACCTTGTGGTTGTTTTGGGATTGGCCGGGGCCTGCTTTGTTTTTATCGGGAAGGATATGATGCCGAAGCTCAACAACGGCCAGTTCCAGATCAGGATCAAAGAACCCGATGGTACAAGGCTTGAGCGCACTGAAGGTAAGCTGAAACAGGTACTGCAAATTATCGACAGCACGGTAAACCATCACGTAGCCATTACATCGGGCTATGTGGGGATAGTGCCCAGCAGCTACGGTACCAGTAACCTTTATGTATTTAATACCGGTACTCATGAGGCTGTTTTACAGGTTAACCTTGATGAGGATTACCACATCAACATGGATGACCTGAAAGATGCCCTGCGCAAAAATATCGCCTCCCGTATCCCCGGGTTGCGTATCACCTTTGAACCTATCGATATGACGGAGAAGATCATGAGCCAGGGCGCATCTACACCTATCGAAATAAGGGTAGCTGGTAAGGATATGGCGCAGATAGAAGGCTACTCGAACAAAGTTTTGGCCGGCCTTAAAAAGATCAGCTACCTGCGGGATGTGCAGATTAACCAGCCTTTAAAATTCCCGGTGGTGGCAATAACGCTGGACAGGTTGAAAGCCGCCCAGTTGGGCCTGGATATTAAAGATATTGCCCGCTCGGTTACGGCAAGTACCTCATCAAGCCGCTTTACCGAAAAAAATCAATGGCTGGATGAAAAATCTGCCTACACCTACCAGGTGCAGGTACAGATCCCCGAGTACGTCATGAATACCATGGATGAGTTGAAGGAGATCCCGCTGGTAAGGGGGCAAAGCACACCGGTACTGGGCGATATTGCCAGCTTCAAGGTTAACTATGTACCTGGCGAATATGACCGCGCCGGCCCGAGGCGTTTTTTAACTGTAAGCGCTAATATTTATAAAAAGGATTTGGGTACGGCTACTGCTGCTGTACAGCAAGCCATTAAATCAGCTGGTACTCCTCCCAAAGGTTTGCTGGCCGAAATTAAGGGGATGTCGAGCCTGCTAACAGAAACTTTGGATAGCCTGCAAAACGGCTTATTGTTTGCCATCCTGGTGATCTTTTTGTTGCTGGCTGCTAATTATCAGTCGTTTAAACTATCGCTCACAGTACTTTCAACTGTGCCGGCGGTAATATTGGGTTCGCTGACCGCTTTGTTACTCACCGGCTCTACACTTAACCTGCAAAGTTATATGGGGATGATCATGTCTACCGGTGTGTCGGTAGCTAACGCCATCCTGATCGTAACCAATGCCGAAACATTAAGGCTCGATTATAAGGACTCGACGAGGGCGGCTATTACCAGCGCGTCTATCAGGTTAAGACCTATCCTCATGACCAGTTTGGCTATGATGGCAGGCATGGTCCCCATGGCATCGGGCATGGGCGAAGCCGGCGAGCAAACAGCTCCTTTGGGCCGCGCGGTGATAGGCGGCTTATTTGCCTCAACATTAGCTGCCCTGTTTATACTACCGCAGGTATTTGCCTGGGTGCAGCAAAAAACCACTTATGATTCACCATCCTTAATGAAGGATGTAAATGTTAATGGACCTCAACAACAACTTGAAACCTTCAACAGTTAA
- a CDS encoding tRNA-binding protein, with protein sequence METITWHDFEKVELRVGTVLEAADFPEARKPAFKVRVDFGEFGIRWSSAQITKHYTKEELVGRQIVGVVNFPKKQIANFMSEFLVTGFADENGDIVLTAVEKPVPNGSKLI encoded by the coding sequence ATGGAAACCATCACCTGGCATGATTTTGAAAAAGTAGAACTGCGCGTAGGTACTGTACTGGAAGCGGCAGATTTTCCCGAAGCCCGTAAGCCGGCCTTTAAAGTGAGGGTTGATTTTGGTGAGTTCGGCATCCGGTGGTCAAGCGCACAAATCACGAAGCATTATACCAAAGAAGAATTGGTTGGCCGGCAGATTGTAGGCGTGGTTAACTTTCCTAAAAAGCAGATCGCCAATTTTATGTCGGAGTTTCTGGTTACCGGTTTCGCCGATGAGAACGGAGACATTGTATTAACCGCTGTTGAAAAGCCTGTGCCAAACGGCAGCAAACTTATTTAA
- a CDS encoding TolC family protein: protein MGLLITACGYAQQQNNTPVSLKALLNSVNRNAPALLTDSAATAIKQAQATETRSGWLPNLKLNYQADYGTNNNVAGPYFGFGIIPSNSRGVRTESNTTTVSANVGVVALDWEIYNFGAYGAQNKVANSDIQVQQNQFADSKYQLQAYAIGNYLLLMKLENFLNIQAQNIKRNQEIRRSVQSLAKSGVRAGVDTSIAEAELSKARLNYIELNNQVKQVQLQLSAVSGLPYQTIIPDTAAETNLINTATALEPLAIDTINHPLINYYKSVYQNSLQRETLVKKSYNPKILLEGAVWGRGSSVDANDHFNSLSSGWGFDRNNYLVGIGISYNLFDLRRKQLKLRTQRANTDYTLRKLDEQKQLLAISADRAGVELQTARERLVEIPHQLKAASDGYRQKLSLYKNGLTDIIELNAALNILYRAETDYVQARYAYSNALFQQAVTSNQVNTVLNLF from the coding sequence ATGGGCCTGCTAATAACAGCCTGTGGTTACGCGCAGCAGCAAAATAACACACCGGTTAGTTTAAAAGCCCTGCTCAACAGCGTAAACAGAAACGCACCTGCATTACTAACCGATTCGGCAGCGACAGCGATTAAGCAAGCCCAGGCAACCGAAACCCGGAGCGGCTGGCTCCCCAACCTTAAATTAAATTACCAGGCTGATTATGGTACCAACAACAACGTTGCAGGGCCATACTTTGGCTTTGGCATCATCCCATCCAACTCCAGGGGGGTACGTACCGAAAGTAATACCACCACTGTCTCAGCCAACGTCGGGGTGGTCGCGCTCGACTGGGAGATCTATAATTTTGGTGCTTATGGTGCTCAGAATAAAGTAGCCAACTCTGATATCCAGGTACAGCAAAACCAGTTTGCCGATTCCAAATATCAGTTGCAGGCCTATGCCATAGGCAATTACCTGCTCCTGATGAAACTGGAAAACTTCCTCAATATCCAGGCGCAAAATATAAAACGCAACCAGGAGATCCGCCGGTCGGTACAGTCGCTCGCCAAAAGCGGGGTAAGGGCAGGCGTTGATACCAGCATAGCCGAGGCCGAGCTGTCAAAAGCCCGTTTAAATTATATTGAGCTTAACAACCAGGTGAAGCAGGTCCAGTTACAGCTTTCGGCTGTCAGCGGTTTACCGTATCAGACGATAATACCCGATACCGCCGCCGAAACAAATCTTATCAACACCGCAACCGCCCTGGAGCCTTTGGCTATCGATACTATTAACCACCCGTTGATCAATTATTATAAATCGGTATATCAAAACAGCTTACAGCGTGAAACACTGGTTAAAAAAAGCTACAATCCTAAAATATTACTGGAAGGCGCCGTTTGGGGCAGGGGATCGAGTGTTGATGCGAACGATCATTTTAACAGCCTCAGCAGCGGCTGGGGTTTCGACAGGAATAACTACCTCGTAGGTATAGGCATTTCTTACAACCTGTTCGATCTGCGCCGCAAGCAACTGAAACTAAGAACGCAGCGTGCCAATACAGATTATACGCTCCGGAAGCTGGACGAGCAAAAGCAATTGCTGGCCATTAGCGCAGATCGGGCGGGCGTGGAGCTCCAAACGGCCCGGGAGCGCCTGGTTGAGATCCCCCATCAGCTTAAAGCGGCTTCCGATGGGTACCGGCAAAAGCTGTCATTATACAAAAACGGCTTAACCGATATCATTGAACTTAACGCTGCACTCAATATCCTTTACCGCGCCGAAACTGATTATGTACAGGCCAGGTATGCCTATTCAAATGCCCTGTTCCAGCAGGCTGTTACCAGCAACCAGGTAAATACTGTATTAAACCTTTTTTAA
- a CDS encoding superoxide dismutase: MAFTLPALSYATDALEPHIDKLTMEIHHGKHHQAYVTNLNKALEGKPEAESNIDDIIKNISKFPAAVRNNGGGHYNHTLFWTLLSPNGGGEPTGALADAIKSTFGSFADFKTKVSEAGATRFGSGWAWLIVTADKKLAVTSTPNQDNPLMDIAEVKGTPILGIDVWEHAYYLKYQNRRPDYLAAIWNVINWNHVAELYAKATA; encoded by the coding sequence ATGGCATTTACCCTACCGGCGTTATCCTACGCTACTGATGCTCTGGAACCGCACATTGATAAACTGACCATGGAAATTCACCATGGCAAACACCACCAGGCTTATGTTACCAACTTGAACAAAGCTTTGGAAGGTAAGCCCGAGGCTGAAAGCAATATCGACGATATCATTAAAAATATCTCTAAATTCCCTGCTGCTGTACGTAACAATGGCGGTGGCCACTACAACCATACTTTGTTCTGGACTTTGTTATCACCCAACGGCGGCGGCGAACCTACAGGTGCTTTAGCTGATGCTATTAAAAGCACTTTCGGTTCATTTGCCGATTTCAAAACCAAAGTATCTGAAGCTGGTGCAACCCGTTTTGGTTCTGGCTGGGCATGGTTAATTGTTACTGCCGATAAAAAATTAGCTGTAACTTCAACCCCTAACCAGGATAACCCATTAATGGATATCGCTGAAGTTAAAGGTACCCCAATTTTAGGTATCGACGTTTGGGAGCATGCTTACTACCTGAAATACCAAAACCGCCGCCCTGATTACTTAGCGGCTATCTGGAACGTGATCAACTGGAACCACGTTGCCGAGCTTTACGCAAAAGCAACTGCTTAA